The Paenibacillus sp. 481 DNA window CTCCTGCAATTGCTAACCGGTCGAGGGTGTACGAGTTAAATGAATTCTTGACTCTATTCAGCCCTTCAATAAGCTCCTCATGCCCGAGTGCTACACCAACACGCAACCCTGCCAAGGAGCGAGATTTCGAAAGCGTGTGTACAACCAGCACATTTGGATAACGTTTAATTAATTGAACAGCTGACTCACCACCAAAATCGATGTACGCTTCGTCAATAATGACGACTTGTTCTCGATGTTCGGCTACTAACTGTTCAATCCGGCCCACAGCAATCCCCTTCCCAGTCGGAGCATTTGGATTCGGAATTATGATGCCGCCATTTGGACGATGAATCTGGTCTAACGGGATATTGAACTCATCGTCTAACGGGATGAGCTCATAACGCAAGTTATACAGCTGTGCATACACTTTATAAAAACTGTACGTGATATCCGGAAAAGAAATCGGGCTTGTGGACTTGAACAAAGCAGCAAACGCGAGTGCTAATATTTCATCTGATCCATTACCGACAAAAACTTGCTGCTCACGCAGTCCATGATAAGCAGCAATCGTCTGTCGCAATGTAGTACAATTCGGATCGGGATATAAGCGCAAATCGCTATCACTCGCCGCTTTTATGGCATCCAGAACATGACTGGATGGAGGGTAGGGATTTTCATTCGTATTTAGCTTGATAACCTTCTTATCCTGCGGCTGCTCACCTGGAATATAAGGGGTTAGTGAACTAGCTAGTTCGCTCCAGTATTTACTCATACACCTGCACTCCCTATCCATTTTCATCTATATAATGAAAATCATCGAATGAACTGACGTCCTGCCTTATGATGGTGCATTCCAACTACCTTGCTGTTTTCTAAGCTGAATAATCTGCCCAATATGGTAGACGTTATGCGTACATAGATTAGAAATACATTGCCACCAAGGAACGAGTTCACCATAGCAATCAATCGTTTCATCCAACTTTGATTCCTCATGCGCTGCAAGCTCGCTTCTCCACTCGCTGAGACAGTCATTCAACTTGCTGACGGCAGCTTGCCATGCCTCCTCAGAAATGTCCTTGACGTCAAATGTCTCCTCGTTGCGATAACCCGTACTTACGACTTCGTTAACCCGAAAACGCTCCAGCCACACCGAGTTCCAAACATAGAGATGATGAACAAGCTGCCATATCGAATGACTGGAACGTCCCTCGTGCCAAATCGCCTGCTCAACCGATAAATCTTGCACTGCACGGCTTAAAGGCATAAACCAACTTTCATCATCTTGACAAGTAGCTAACTGATCCAGCAGCAATTCTTTTTTACCGTTGCTCATAGGCGCCCTCCAATATTTAGGATGATCCTAGTGTATCTTGCGAGCGCCCGACGATCAATAAGTAGATTTCAATTCCTTACGCGCAAGCCTAATTCTTGCACTCGCCCAACCAACGCCTACAAGCAATGGCGAATACAGACACGCCCAACCGCTGAACGGATACAATACGACACAAACGACTAAACCAATGAACGCCAGCCATCTTCCCGCATCACCTTTTGGAAGCAATGGAATCGCAGACAACATCGCAACCATATATAGGGTTAAAAAGACGACGCTCGGCCACTTCATCCATTGTTCCAGATCTAACACCAACCAGCCATTGAGCGCTAACATCGCCGTAAAAATAACAGCTAAGCTGTATATCGCTACAATCGGAGTGTGGTTAGTAGGATGCAACCTCGCAAATACGCTAGGAAAATCCCCTTCACGTGCTTGTGCGTACACCATGCGTGTAAAGCCAGCGATATTCGTATGCAGCCCTGCAAACGACACGAGTATCGCCAACAATGCTGTGAAATTCGATGCGATTGGGCCAAATGCGATGCCTACCAACGTACTTAGCGGCGCAACGCCCACGTTCGCTCCGTATGCCTTCGTTCCAACTGTAACGAAGGCTAAAGCGACATATAGTAAGCCTACGATTGCCGCAGCTAACAGCAGACTGAGGGCAATATCCCGCTTCGGATTTCGAAATTCTTCTGCTAAGTGAGTGACCATTTCCCAACCTACGAAGCACCAAAAAATGAGTAGCGCAGATGTGCCAACCGAAAGCCAGCCGTTGGGCACAAATGGCGTAAACGACTGCTGCCGCACAAAGGGGAATGCTGCAATAATCGCCGCTAAGATTAACAGCGCAATAACAATTACGATAATAACTTGAATCGAAGCTGAAAAATGAATCCCTTTTGCATTTAAGAGTAGCGATACAGCTAACATTAGCGCAGCTACTCCGGTCGTTTCCCAAGGAGACAGCTGAAAGAGTGTACCTGCATAATTGGCACCCACGAGCGCCACGACTGGAGCTCCAATCGGAATGGTCCCCAGAAACAACCACCCTACTGCTTTTCCTGCCATCGGTCCATAGGCGGCACGCGCGTAAGCAGCAATACCTCCTGCATTCGGAATAAGCGTTGCTAAGCGCCCTAACGTTAGGGCAAATGGAAACGCTAAGATTGCCATCACTATCCACGCTATTAAGGAAGCAGGACCAGCTACTTGCGCTGTAATCGCCGGAAGAATTAAAATACCCGAGCCTAATACAGCGCCTACTGACATCGCTGTCCCTTGGGCCCAGCCGATCGAACGCTTCAATTGTTGTTCTTCCATTGTAGTCAATCACTCCTTCATACCGTAGTAAAAAATAACCTTCATTTAGCGTACACGAATGTTATAATCGTGTCATACGATAAAAAAGAATATAACTATCGATAAAACCGATACGTAGTTTGAAAGGAGATACAAGGTGGAACTCAAACAATTGCAGACGTTCCAAGCCGTTGCTAAAGAGCTAAGCTTTACACGTGCGGCGGAACGATTAAATTATGCTCAGTCCAGTGTCACCGCTCAAATTCAAGCCTTGGAACAGCACTTTGCGACGCCGCTATTTGAGCGGTTAGGCAAACGCATCCTATTAACTGAAGCCGGCCAGCGGTTGCTGCCTTATGCAGACAACATGTTACGGCTTGCTGATGAGGCTTATGCTTATGTGCCTGGCGAGACAGAGCCGACAGGCATCCTGACAATTGGTGCACCGGAGAGCTTATGCACATACCGACTTCCACCGCTCTTAAAAATGTTTCGTGAACGGTACCCAAGCGTCCAAATTGTGTTTCGCACCGGAATCTGTCCCGATTTGCGCCGAATGCTACAAGAAGGTGTTCTAGACATCGCCTTTACGATGGAGTCCCCTACTGAGACCGATCCAGTTGGGCCCTTGATCGAGACAACGATCGAGCAGATTCAAATGATGCTAGTCGTCCATCCGGAGCATCGTCTTACACAGCAAGCGCGAGTGGCACCAAGCGATTTTCTTAACGAGACATTACTTACAACGGAAGCTGGCTGTAGCTATCGCATCATGCTAGAGCAGGCTTTGCATGCCGCAAACGTAAAAAGCTGCACCAATCTTGAATTTTTTAGCATCGAAACGATTAAGCAGTGTGCGATAGCTGGACTGGGAATTACCTTGCTCCCGCAAATGAGTGTGGCAACCCAGCTTAACGAAGGCCTCTTAAAAACACTGAATTGGGTAGGCCCTGACTTTCCAATTACGATTCAAGTGTTAAGGCATAAAGACAAATGGTTGTCGCCCACGCTTGCTCGGTTTATGGATATGACCATGGAGTACTTTGGCACTACGCGAAATGATAATGAGCGATTATGAGATTATGTATTGACTTATCTAACTATCTATCTAACTATCTAGGTAACACCCTTACCCTATTGAAAAAGCCGCAGCTCGGAAATACCCGAGCTGCGGCTCCGTGATACGACTTCCATCTACACATCGACCGACCATCTCACCCTATACCTATGAGATGCCGTTTCATAACCGCCACTATGGTCAAAGTTCACACAAGAGGCGAAGCAGCAACCAACGAACATGTTGCGTTCGCCACGCGGACGCCGACTAATTGCGTTAAGCCTTTGCGAAACAGCTCAACAGCGCATCTGCAGCATTTTTGTATCCGCCTGCGTGTTTCAACGACTCTCCAATCACATGAGCTTGCTCCTTATAAGCGGGATCATTCAATACTTGCAATACGGCATCACGCAACATCTCCGGCGTCAATTCCTTGCTATTCAGCGAAATACCGGCACCTAGCTCTTGCACACGATGCGCTACGGCTGGCTGATCCGATGTTAATGGAATCATCACTAATGGGACACTGTAGTACATGGCTTCGCTTGTACTGTTCATTCCAGCATGCGTAACAAAGGCGTCAGCTCGTTGCAGCATTTCTAGCTGCGGAACATAGGGCGCAATCGTAAAATTGTCAGGAATACAATCCGCCAAAGGCTCCATATCCGTATATTTAC harbors:
- the hisC gene encoding histidinol-phosphate transaminase, with amino-acid sequence MSKYWSELASSLTPYIPGEQPQDKKVIKLNTNENPYPPSSHVLDAIKAASDSDLRLYPDPNCTTLRQTIAAYHGLREQQVFVGNGSDEILALAFAALFKSTSPISFPDITYSFYKVYAQLYNLRYELIPLDDEFNIPLDQIHRPNGGIIIPNPNAPTGKGIAVGRIEQLVAEHREQVVIIDEAYIDFGGESAVQLIKRYPNVLVVHTLSKSRSLAGLRVGVALGHEELIEGLNRVKNSFNSYTLDRLAIAGAVAAYQDEAHFIHHIQKVIHTRERTVAQLRTLGFKVIDSQANFVCMTHVEFEAETLYLALRERGILVRHFNESRIHNYLRVSIGTDSEMDSFIEALTQLLRV
- a CDS encoding DinB family protein, which codes for MSNGKKELLLDQLATCQDDESWFMPLSRAVQDLSVEQAIWHEGRSSHSIWQLVHHLYVWNSVWLERFRVNEVVSTGYRNEETFDVKDISEEAWQAAVSKLNDCLSEWRSELAAHEESKLDETIDCYGELVPWWQCISNLCTHNVYHIGQIIQLRKQQGSWNAPS
- a CDS encoding amino acid permease: MEEQQLKRSIGWAQGTAMSVGAVLGSGILILPAITAQVAGPASLIAWIVMAILAFPFALTLGRLATLIPNAGGIAAYARAAYGPMAGKAVGWLFLGTIPIGAPVVALVGANYAGTLFQLSPWETTGVAALMLAVSLLLNAKGIHFSASIQVIIVIVIALLILAAIIAAFPFVRQQSFTPFVPNGWLSVGTSALLIFWCFVGWEMVTHLAEEFRNPKRDIALSLLLAAAIVGLLYVALAFVTVGTKAYGANVGVAPLSTLVGIAFGPIASNFTALLAILVSFAGLHTNIAGFTRMVYAQAREGDFPSVFARLHPTNHTPIVAIYSLAVIFTAMLALNGWLVLDLEQWMKWPSVVFLTLYMVAMLSAIPLLPKGDAGRWLAFIGLVVCVVLYPFSGWACLYSPLLVGVGWASARIRLARKELKSTY
- a CDS encoding LysR family transcriptional regulator; translation: MELKQLQTFQAVAKELSFTRAAERLNYAQSSVTAQIQALEQHFATPLFERLGKRILLTEAGQRLLPYADNMLRLADEAYAYVPGETEPTGILTIGAPESLCTYRLPPLLKMFRERYPSVQIVFRTGICPDLRRMLQEGVLDIAFTMESPTETDPVGPLIETTIEQIQMMLVVHPEHRLTQQARVAPSDFLNETLLTTEAGCSYRIMLEQALHAANVKSCTNLEFFSIETIKQCAIAGLGITLLPQMSVATQLNEGLLKTLNWVGPDFPITIQVLRHKDKWLSPTLARFMDMTMEYFGTTRNDNERL